One genomic segment of Gossypium arboreum isolate Shixiya-1 chromosome 3, ASM2569848v2, whole genome shotgun sequence includes these proteins:
- the LOC108475923 gene encoding ATPase family AAA domain-containing protein At1g05910-like isoform X2, whose amino-acid sequence MYPKRSGQADRPVTRPLRSSDRLRRRPKVYGRPYLYYSPTIIRNKKSRTKTRTAASRIAKMLRSGDRSVRTSNGSSGTANLRRSSRKRRVSVNLVGYTESSGSGDEDMMRPYRPRRNRVANSVSQDESPSPKQKKTLETKEAPRREGLRPRRSKTVKQINLGYDDEQSTSDEKVGEDETENGNDLDDEAADDDQNDAEDEGDEEAEGEDEEEEEEDEEDEGDDEEGEEEQEGRRRYDLRNRADVRRLSMDESKQRSRSPRRVLRQGMGTKVSRDVRKGGSRVHKRHRLTRAEDSDDSILVDELDQGPAIPWGRGGSRSGPPWLFGGLDMHGTTAWGLNVAASGWGNQSDPFATLTSGIQTAGPSSKGGADIQPLQVDESVSFDEIGGLSEYVDALKEMVFFPLLYPDFFASYHITPPRGVLLCGPPGTGKTLIARALASAASKAGQKVSFYMRKGADVLSKWVGEAERQLKLLFEEAQRNQPSIIFFDEIDGLAPVRSSKQEQIHNSIVSTLLALMDGLDSRGQVVLIGATNRIDAIDGALRRPGRFDREFNFPLPGCEARAEILDIHTRKWKQPPSKELKMELAASCVGYCGADLKALCTEAAIRAFREKYPQVYTSDDKYLIDVDSVKVEKYHFIEAMSTITPASQRGSIVHSRPLSLVVAPCLQRHLQKAMNHISDIFPPLTVSSELTKLSILSYGSAIPLVYRPRLLLCGGDGSGLDHLGPAILHELEKFPVHSLGLPSLLSDPSAKTSEEAVVHIFSEARRTTPSILCIPQFNLWWDNAYEQLRAVLLTLLEELPSDLPILLLGTSSTSLAELDGNPYSVFPQRSVYQLDKPSIEDRSLFFDGLIEAALSVLLEAMTKKSKEPKSLPELPKVPKVASGPKVSELKAKVEAEHHAIRRLRMCLRDVCNRILYDKRFSAFHYPVTDEDAPNYRSIIQNPMDVATLLQRVDSGQYLTCSAFVQDVDLIVTNAKVYNGDDYNGARIVSRACELRDAVHGMLSQMDPALVAYCDKIAAQGGPAHMPDDLGLPPAVPVVQLGTSTRASARLRNVQPEADLQSYEALKRPKKNADTAPAEDKSQASDSVQMKPSQTLEVKEINCERDEPTLGDGKQQETSTEANGSQDTIMLDGEISTQAKSVKKLLVERTGNYGIPELERLYSRIMKGIFESRVGDDDDPKPSVLEFLLKFAEDDANFSSL is encoded by the exons ATGTATCCAAAGAGATCTGGTCAGGCAGATAGGCCAGTTACTAGGCCTCTGCGCTCAAGTGATAGGCTTAGAAGAAGGCCAAAAGTGTATGGCAGACCATATTTGTATTACAGTCCTACCATCATTCGAAATAAGAAGAGCAGGACAAAGACAAGGACAGCAGCTTCTCGCATTGCCAAAATGTTGCGCTCGGGGGATCGGTCGGTGCGTACTTCAAATGGCAGT TCAGGCACAGCCAATCTTAGGCGTTCATCGAGAAAGAGGAGAGTTTCTGTGAATCTTGTGGGTTATACTGAGAGTTCTGGTTCAGGGGATGAAGACATGATG AGACCATATCGACCACGGAGGAACCGAGTTGCTAACAGTGTAAGTCAAGATGAGTCTCCATCTCCCAAGCAGAAAAAGACCTTGGAGACTAAAGAAGCTCCTCGACGTGAAGGACTACGCCCTCGTCGTTCAAAAACAGTTAAGCAGATCAATTTGGGTTATGATGATGAGCAAAGTACTTCGGATGAGAAGGTTGGTGAAGATGAAACTGAAAATGGGAATGATTTAGATGATGAGGCTGCAGATGATGACCAAAATGATGCTGAAGATGAGGGTGATGAAGAGGCTGAGGgtgaagatgaagaagaagaagaagaagacgaaGAAGATGAAGGTGATGATGAAGAGGGTGAAGAAGAACAGGAAGGAAGGAGGCGATATGATCTTCGAAATCGTGCTGATGTACGCAGGCTATCTATGGATGAGAGCAAGCAAAGATCCAGATCTCCACGGAGGGTTTTACGTCAAGGAATGGGGACTAAAGTCAGCAGGGATGTTAGGAAGGGTGGCTCACGTGTTCATAAGCGTCATCGTCTAACAAGAGCTGAGGATTCTGATGATTCTATTCTCGTGGATGAGCTGGATCAGGGTCCTGCTATTCCTTGGGGCCGAGGTGGGAGCAGATCTGGACCACCTTGGCTTTTTGGGGGATTAGACATGCATGGGACAACAGCATGGGGATTAAATGTAGCTGCATCAGGTTGGGGTAATCAAAGTGATCCATTTGCTACATTGACTTCTGGGATTCAAACTGCTGGACCAAGCTCTAAAGGCGGGGCAGATATTCAACCCTTACAGGTTGATGAAAGTGTTAGCTTTGATGAAATAGGCGGGCTTTCTGAATATGTTGATGCTTTGAAGGAAATGGTTTTCTTTCCCTTGTTGTATCCAGATTTCTTTGCCAGTTATCACATCACTCCACCTAGGGGTGTCCTGTTGTGTGGTCCCCCTGGCACTGGTAAGACATTGATTGCCAGGGCTTTAGCAAGTGCTGCTTCGAAGGCTGGTCAGAAAGTCAGTTTTTACATGCGAAAGGGTGCTGATGTGCTTAGCAAGTGGGTTGGTGAGGCTGAAAGACAATTGAAACTTCTTTTTGAGGAGGCACAAAGGAATCAACCTTCCATCATTTTTTTTGATGAGATAGATGGGCTTGCTCCTGTGAGGTCTAGTAAACAAGAGCAGATTCACAATTCTATTGTATCCACTTTGCTTGCCCTCATGGATGGTCTTGATTCACGCGGACAAGTTGTTTTGATTGGAGCAACTAACAGGATTGATGCTATTGATGGAGCTCTAAGGCGCCCAGGGCGATTTGATCGTGAATTCAATTTTCCATTACCTGGCTGTGAAGCACGTGCTGAAATATTAGATATTCACACTCGGAAGTGGAAGCAACCTCCTTCTAAGGAACTTAAAATGGAACTTGCAGCTAGTTGTGTCGGATACTGTGGTGCAGATCTGAAGGCTCTATGCACTGAAGCCGCCATTCGTGCTTTTCGTGAAAAATACCCGCAAGTTTATACTAGTGATGACAAATATCTGATTGATGTTGACTCAGTGAAGGTTGAAAAGTATCACTTTATAGAGGCCATGTCAACAATTACTCCTGCTTCTCAAAGAGGTTCCATCGTTCACTCTAGACCGTTGTCTTTGGTAGTTGCACCATGCCTGCAGAGACATCTCCAGAAAGCCATGAACCATATATCTGACATATTTCCTCCCCTAACAGTGTCATCTGAGTTGACCAAGCTTTCTATCCTTTCATATGGATCAGCAATTCCTCTTGTTTATAGGCCTCGGTTGTTACTGTGCGGTGGTGATGGTTCTGGCTTG GATCATCTTGGACCTGCAATTTTACACGAGTTAGAGAAATTTCCTGTACATTCTCTTGGTCTTCCATCACTTCTTTCGGATCCAAGTGCAAAGACATCAGAGGAAGCAGTGGTGCATATATTTAGCGAAGCAAGAAGAACAACACCTTCTATACTATGCATACCTCAGTTCAATCTATGGTGGGATAAT GCATATGAACAGCTAAGAGCTGTTCTGCTTACACTTTTAGAAGAGTTACCATCAGACCTACCTATATTGCTACTTGGAACATCATCAACTTCACTTGCTGAATTAGATGGGAATCCCTATTCAGTATTTCCTCAGCGTAGTGT CTATCAATTGGACAAACCTTCAATTGAAGATAGATCTTTGTTCTTTGATGGTTTAATTGAAGCTGCATTGTCAGTATTGTTGGAGGCAATGACTAAAAAGTCCAAGGAACCAAAATCTCTTCCTGAACTTCCCAAAGTGCCAAAAGTGGCAAGTGGACCAAAGGTCTCAGAATTGAAGGCCAAAGTAGAGGCTGAGCATCATGCTATTCGCCGTTTACGCATGTGCCTTAGAGATGTTTGCAACCG GATACTCTACGATAAAAGATTTAGTGCCTTTCATTACCCAGTCACTGATGAGGACGCGCCAAACTACCGCTCCATAATCCAGAATCCTATGGATGTTGCTACTTTATTGCAGCGTGTTGACTCTGGACAATATCTTACCTGTTCTGCTTTTGTGCAAGATGTTGATCTGATTGTAACCAACGCAAAG GTTTACAATGGAGATGATTATAATGGTGCTAGAATTGTTAGTAGAGCTTGTGAATTACGGGATGCA GTACATGGGATGCTGTCACAGATGGACCCTGCATTGGTTGCTTATTGTGACAAAATTGCTGCTCAAGGGGGTCCAGCTCATATGCCTGATGATCTAGGGCTGCCTCCTGCGGTACCTGTTGTGCAGCTAGGAACTTCAACTCGGGCAAGTGCTCGACTCCGTAATGTCCAGCCAGAGGCTGATCTTCAAAGCTACGAGGCCTTGAAAAGGCCAAAGAAGAATGCCGATACTGCCCCTGCGG AAGACAAATCCCAGGCCTCGGATTCAGTACAAATGAAGCCATCTCAGACCCTAGAGGTAAAGGAGATAAACTGTGAGAGGGATGAACCTACTTTGGGTGATGGCAAGCAGCAAGAAACTTCTACAGAAGCTAATGGATCCCAGGACACGATAATGTTGGATGGTGAGATTTCAACTCAAGCCAAATCGGTGAAGAAACTGCTAGTGGAGCGAACTGGAAACTACGGGATCCCAGAGCTGGAAAGGCTTTACAGTCGGATAATGAAAGGCATATTTGAAAGTAGGGTTGGAGATGATGATGACCCCAAACCTTCAGTTTTGGAGTTTTTGTTAAAATTTGCAGAGGATGACGCTAATTTCTCTTCTCTTTAA
- the LOC108475923 gene encoding ATPase family AAA domain-containing protein At1g05910-like isoform X1 has product MYPKRSGQADRPVTRPLRSSDRLRRRPKVYGRPYLYYSPTIIRNKKSRTKTRTAASRIAKMLRSGDRSVRTSNGSSGTANLRRSSRKRRVSVNLVGYTESSGSGDEDMMRPYRPRRNRVANSVSQDESPSPKQKKTLETKEAPRREGLRPRRSKTVKQINLGYDDEQSTSDEKVGEDETENGNDLDDEAADDDQNDAEDEGDEEAEGEDEEEEEEDEEDEGDDEEGEEEQEGRRRYDLRNRADVRRLSMDESKQRSRSPRRVLRQGMGTKVSRDVRKGGSRVHKRHRLTRAEDSDDSILVDELDQGPAIPWGRGGSRSGPPWLFGGLDMHGTTAWGLNVAASGWGNQSDPFATLTSGIQTAGPSSKGGADIQPLQVDESVSFDEIGGLSEYVDALKEMVFFPLLYPDFFASYHITPPRGVLLCGPPGTGKTLIARALASAASKAGQKVSFYMRKGADVLSKWVGEAERQLKLLFEEAQRNQPSIIFFDEIDGLAPVRSSKQEQIHNSIVSTLLALMDGLDSRGQVVLIGATNRIDAIDGALRRPGRFDREFNFPLPGCEARAEILDIHTRKWKQPPSKELKMELAASCVGYCGADLKALCTEAAIRAFREKYPQVYTSDDKYLIDVDSVKVEKYHFIEAMSTITPASQRGSIVHSRPLSLVVAPCLQRHLQKAMNHISDIFPPLTVSSELTKLSILSYGSAIPLVYRPRLLLCGGDGSGLDHLGPAILHELEKFPVHSLGLPSLLSDPSAKTSEEAVVHIFSEARRTTPSILCIPQFNLWWDNAYEQLRAVLLTLLEELPSDLPILLLGTSSTSLAELDGNPYSVFPQRSVYQLDKPSIEDRSLFFDGLIEAALSVLLEAMTKKSKEPKSLPELPKVPKVASGPKVSELKAKVEAEHHAIRRLRMCLRDVCNRILYDKRFSAFHYPVTDEDAPNYRSIIQNPMDVATLLQRVDSGQYLTCSAFVQDVDLIVTNAKVYNGDDYNGARIVSRACELRDAVHGMLSQMDPALVAYCDKIAAQGGPAHMPDDLGLPPAVPVVQLGTSTRASARLRNVQPEADLQSYEALKRPKKNADTAPAAEDKSQASDSVQMKPSQTLEVKEINCERDEPTLGDGKQQETSTEANGSQDTIMLDGEISTQAKSVKKLLVERTGNYGIPELERLYSRIMKGIFESRVGDDDDPKPSVLEFLLKFAEDDANFSSL; this is encoded by the exons ATGTATCCAAAGAGATCTGGTCAGGCAGATAGGCCAGTTACTAGGCCTCTGCGCTCAAGTGATAGGCTTAGAAGAAGGCCAAAAGTGTATGGCAGACCATATTTGTATTACAGTCCTACCATCATTCGAAATAAGAAGAGCAGGACAAAGACAAGGACAGCAGCTTCTCGCATTGCCAAAATGTTGCGCTCGGGGGATCGGTCGGTGCGTACTTCAAATGGCAGT TCAGGCACAGCCAATCTTAGGCGTTCATCGAGAAAGAGGAGAGTTTCTGTGAATCTTGTGGGTTATACTGAGAGTTCTGGTTCAGGGGATGAAGACATGATG AGACCATATCGACCACGGAGGAACCGAGTTGCTAACAGTGTAAGTCAAGATGAGTCTCCATCTCCCAAGCAGAAAAAGACCTTGGAGACTAAAGAAGCTCCTCGACGTGAAGGACTACGCCCTCGTCGTTCAAAAACAGTTAAGCAGATCAATTTGGGTTATGATGATGAGCAAAGTACTTCGGATGAGAAGGTTGGTGAAGATGAAACTGAAAATGGGAATGATTTAGATGATGAGGCTGCAGATGATGACCAAAATGATGCTGAAGATGAGGGTGATGAAGAGGCTGAGGgtgaagatgaagaagaagaagaagaagacgaaGAAGATGAAGGTGATGATGAAGAGGGTGAAGAAGAACAGGAAGGAAGGAGGCGATATGATCTTCGAAATCGTGCTGATGTACGCAGGCTATCTATGGATGAGAGCAAGCAAAGATCCAGATCTCCACGGAGGGTTTTACGTCAAGGAATGGGGACTAAAGTCAGCAGGGATGTTAGGAAGGGTGGCTCACGTGTTCATAAGCGTCATCGTCTAACAAGAGCTGAGGATTCTGATGATTCTATTCTCGTGGATGAGCTGGATCAGGGTCCTGCTATTCCTTGGGGCCGAGGTGGGAGCAGATCTGGACCACCTTGGCTTTTTGGGGGATTAGACATGCATGGGACAACAGCATGGGGATTAAATGTAGCTGCATCAGGTTGGGGTAATCAAAGTGATCCATTTGCTACATTGACTTCTGGGATTCAAACTGCTGGACCAAGCTCTAAAGGCGGGGCAGATATTCAACCCTTACAGGTTGATGAAAGTGTTAGCTTTGATGAAATAGGCGGGCTTTCTGAATATGTTGATGCTTTGAAGGAAATGGTTTTCTTTCCCTTGTTGTATCCAGATTTCTTTGCCAGTTATCACATCACTCCACCTAGGGGTGTCCTGTTGTGTGGTCCCCCTGGCACTGGTAAGACATTGATTGCCAGGGCTTTAGCAAGTGCTGCTTCGAAGGCTGGTCAGAAAGTCAGTTTTTACATGCGAAAGGGTGCTGATGTGCTTAGCAAGTGGGTTGGTGAGGCTGAAAGACAATTGAAACTTCTTTTTGAGGAGGCACAAAGGAATCAACCTTCCATCATTTTTTTTGATGAGATAGATGGGCTTGCTCCTGTGAGGTCTAGTAAACAAGAGCAGATTCACAATTCTATTGTATCCACTTTGCTTGCCCTCATGGATGGTCTTGATTCACGCGGACAAGTTGTTTTGATTGGAGCAACTAACAGGATTGATGCTATTGATGGAGCTCTAAGGCGCCCAGGGCGATTTGATCGTGAATTCAATTTTCCATTACCTGGCTGTGAAGCACGTGCTGAAATATTAGATATTCACACTCGGAAGTGGAAGCAACCTCCTTCTAAGGAACTTAAAATGGAACTTGCAGCTAGTTGTGTCGGATACTGTGGTGCAGATCTGAAGGCTCTATGCACTGAAGCCGCCATTCGTGCTTTTCGTGAAAAATACCCGCAAGTTTATACTAGTGATGACAAATATCTGATTGATGTTGACTCAGTGAAGGTTGAAAAGTATCACTTTATAGAGGCCATGTCAACAATTACTCCTGCTTCTCAAAGAGGTTCCATCGTTCACTCTAGACCGTTGTCTTTGGTAGTTGCACCATGCCTGCAGAGACATCTCCAGAAAGCCATGAACCATATATCTGACATATTTCCTCCCCTAACAGTGTCATCTGAGTTGACCAAGCTTTCTATCCTTTCATATGGATCAGCAATTCCTCTTGTTTATAGGCCTCGGTTGTTACTGTGCGGTGGTGATGGTTCTGGCTTG GATCATCTTGGACCTGCAATTTTACACGAGTTAGAGAAATTTCCTGTACATTCTCTTGGTCTTCCATCACTTCTTTCGGATCCAAGTGCAAAGACATCAGAGGAAGCAGTGGTGCATATATTTAGCGAAGCAAGAAGAACAACACCTTCTATACTATGCATACCTCAGTTCAATCTATGGTGGGATAAT GCATATGAACAGCTAAGAGCTGTTCTGCTTACACTTTTAGAAGAGTTACCATCAGACCTACCTATATTGCTACTTGGAACATCATCAACTTCACTTGCTGAATTAGATGGGAATCCCTATTCAGTATTTCCTCAGCGTAGTGT CTATCAATTGGACAAACCTTCAATTGAAGATAGATCTTTGTTCTTTGATGGTTTAATTGAAGCTGCATTGTCAGTATTGTTGGAGGCAATGACTAAAAAGTCCAAGGAACCAAAATCTCTTCCTGAACTTCCCAAAGTGCCAAAAGTGGCAAGTGGACCAAAGGTCTCAGAATTGAAGGCCAAAGTAGAGGCTGAGCATCATGCTATTCGCCGTTTACGCATGTGCCTTAGAGATGTTTGCAACCG GATACTCTACGATAAAAGATTTAGTGCCTTTCATTACCCAGTCACTGATGAGGACGCGCCAAACTACCGCTCCATAATCCAGAATCCTATGGATGTTGCTACTTTATTGCAGCGTGTTGACTCTGGACAATATCTTACCTGTTCTGCTTTTGTGCAAGATGTTGATCTGATTGTAACCAACGCAAAG GTTTACAATGGAGATGATTATAATGGTGCTAGAATTGTTAGTAGAGCTTGTGAATTACGGGATGCA GTACATGGGATGCTGTCACAGATGGACCCTGCATTGGTTGCTTATTGTGACAAAATTGCTGCTCAAGGGGGTCCAGCTCATATGCCTGATGATCTAGGGCTGCCTCCTGCGGTACCTGTTGTGCAGCTAGGAACTTCAACTCGGGCAAGTGCTCGACTCCGTAATGTCCAGCCAGAGGCTGATCTTCAAAGCTACGAGGCCTTGAAAAGGCCAAAGAAGAATGCCGATACTGCCCCTGCGG CAGAAGACAAATCCCAGGCCTCGGATTCAGTACAAATGAAGCCATCTCAGACCCTAGAGGTAAAGGAGATAAACTGTGAGAGGGATGAACCTACTTTGGGTGATGGCAAGCAGCAAGAAACTTCTACAGAAGCTAATGGATCCCAGGACACGATAATGTTGGATGGTGAGATTTCAACTCAAGCCAAATCGGTGAAGAAACTGCTAGTGGAGCGAACTGGAAACTACGGGATCCCAGAGCTGGAAAGGCTTTACAGTCGGATAATGAAAGGCATATTTGAAAGTAGGGTTGGAGATGATGATGACCCCAAACCTTCAGTTTTGGAGTTTTTGTTAAAATTTGCAGAGGATGACGCTAATTTCTCTTCTCTTTAA
- the LOC108475386 gene encoding putative NAC domain-containing protein 94 — protein MVLTGFRFSPTDEEIIEILSQKVSGNTSMEAFDFIIQKNIYDFEPQELHGSERTIGLNKNERYYYCRRESDSREVMGKGWWKATSHLKAVSSPNGEVMGYKRPLTFHRFKDNIQRNRKEAIKTDWIMHEYGLQSIHTEWRLCKIKYKGKEKVEEDMTPTEKTFRHSTNKTLLTSFEAKDCSSGSSNSIAPMQLELAFEQPPLTQPILPVNNDINYYYDNYCWSNSNMMLYEDHQLADQLDTLSEQPFSDLWSWDDYH, from the exons ATGGTTCTTACAGGCTTCAGATTTTCTCCCACAGACGAAGAGATCATCGAAATCTTGAGCCAGAAAGTGTCTGGAAACACTTCCATGGAGGCTTTCGATTTCATCATCCAAAAAAATATCTATGATTTCGAGCCGCAAGAGCTTCATG GGAGTGAAAGAACTATAGGATTAAACAAGAACGAGAGATATTACTATTGCAGAAGGGAGAGTGATTCAAGAGAAGTAATGGGAAAAGGATGGTGGAAGGCTACAAGTCATTTAAAGGCTGTTTCTTCACCAAATGGAGAAGTGATGGGTTATAAAAGACCTTTAACTTTTCATAGGTTTAAAGATAATATCCAAAGAAACCGAAAGGAAGCCATCAAAACAGATTGGATAATGCATGAATACGGCCTTCAATCAATTCATACG GAATGGAGACTGTGTAAGATTAAGTACAAAGGGAAAGAAAAGGTTGAAGAAGACATGACACCAACGGAGAAAACATTCAGACATAGTACTAATAAGACTCTATTAACGAGTTTCGAAGCTAAAGATTGCAGCAGCGGCAGCAGCAATTCCATAGCTCCCATGCAGTTGGAGCTTGCTTTCGAACAGCCGCCATTGACGCAGCCCATATTACCTGTAAACAACgacattaattattattatgacaaTTATTGTTGGTCCAACTCCAACATGATGCTTTATGAAGATCATCAGCTGGCTGATCAACTAGACACCCTATCAGAGCAGCCATTTTCAGACCTTTGGTCATGGGATGATTACCATTAG